One Gadus chalcogrammus isolate NIFS_2021 chromosome 22, NIFS_Gcha_1.0, whole genome shotgun sequence genomic window carries:
- the LOC130376059 gene encoding ankyrin repeat and SOCS box protein 4-like isoform X2, with protein sequence MFGTPQRPLQKVMPTAFIAAICEIISGLCGVLMSIMPLSVSGSPFSLPDLGAGESAGSGTPSVFMEELSPRQLAAKELKARFLAALQRNDGRAVLEILYHSDLDIDTVLEVEDRNMVLASYKQGYWLPGYKLEKSWAMGVHVCVKYNALESLLVLLQKGAAVNRKPNGKTPLHVACEVSQADCVALLLDHGARVNSKSLSGHAALHYCITRDSVDCAKQLLLRGGKVNMPSDNNEEDTPLHRAARFGIPQLAALYLSSGAAVNAVNSHKETPLLTAAFWAFDQKEQLYSEDHHLVCRILLDRNADPNIPEEDKKTALHKAAWNCDQVLMQMLLEGGADARAMDINGCAPIQYLLKVTGVRPMGVPHLCYQLLLNHNAARVYPPQFHKVLQACHDFPEAVEILANSYERLKPTRKWRTSIPDDCYKRHQAFYDSLFSVWSDGPRSLMHLARCSVRGALGGMCMASVPRLPLPPSVQRYLLLEPSGALY encoded by the exons ATGTTTGGCACTCCACAGAGGCCCTTGCAAAAGGTAATGCCCACCGCCTTTATCGCGGCAATTTGCGAGATCATCTCAGGCCTCTGTGGTGTGCTGATGTCGATAATGCCGCTGTCAGTCTCCGGGTCGCCCTTCTCCTTGCCCGACTTGGGTGCAG GTGAAAGTGCAGGCAGCGGGACGCCCTCCGTGTTCATGGAGGAGTTGAGCCCCAGGCAGCTGGCGGCCAAGGAGCTCAAGGCCCGCTTTCTGGCGGCCTTGCAGAGGAACGACGGCCGGGCGGTGTTGGAGATCCTGTACCACAGCGACCTGGATATAGACAcggtgctggaggtggaggaccgCAACATGGTCCTGGCTTCGTACAAGCAAG GATACTGGTTGCCAGGCTATAAACTTGAGAAGTCATGGGCGATGGGCGTCcacgtgtgcgtcaagtacaaCGCGTTAGAGTCACTACTGGTGCTCCTCCAGAAGGGGGCGGCCGTTAACCGCAAACCCAACGGCAAGACTCCGCTGCATGTGGCCTGCGAGGTCTCCCAGGCTGACTGCGTGGCCTTGCTATTGGACCATGGGGCCCGGGTCAACAGCAAATCATTAAGCGGCCACGCAGCGCTCCACTACTGTATCACCAGGGATTCAGTGGACTGTGCCAAGCAGCTCCttctcagag GTGGGAAGGTGAACATGCCCAGTGATAACAACGAAGAGGACACTCCGCTGCACAGGGCCGCCCGGTTCGGCATCCCCCAGCTGGCGGCACTGTACCTGTCCAGCGGCGCTGCAGTGAACGCGGTCAACTCTCACAAGGAAACTCCCCTGCTGACTGCGGCCTTCTGGGCCTTCGACCAGAAGGAGCAGCTCTACAGCGAGGACCACCACCTCGTCTGTCGCATTCTGCTGGACCGCAATGCAG ACCCAAACATCCCAGAGGAGGACAAGAAGACGGCCCTCCACAAGGCCGCCTGGAACTGCGACCAGGTGCTGATGCAGATGCTGCTGGAGGGCGGGGCGGACGCCCGGGCCATGGACATCAACGGCTGCGCCCCCATCCAGTACCTCCTGAAGGTCACCGGCGTCAGGCCCATGGGCGTCCCCCATCTCTGCTACCAGCTGCTGCTGAACCACAACGCCGCGCGCGTCTACCCTCCCCAGTTCCACAAG GTGTTGCAGGCCTGCCATGACTTCCCTGAAGCAGTGGAGATCCTGGCCAACTCCTACGAACGCTTGAAGCCCACAAGGAAATGGCGAACGTCCATTCCTGACGACTGCTATAAG AGACACCAGGCGTTCTACGACTCCCTGTTCTCCGTGTGGTCCGACGGCCCGCGCTCCCTGATGCACCTGGCCAGGTGTAGCGTCCGCGGCGCCCTGGGGGGGATGTGTATGGCCTCCGTCCCGCGGCTCCCCCTGCCGCCGTCCGTCCAGAGGTACCTGTTACTGGAGCCCAGCGGAGCGCTTTACTGA
- the LOC130376059 gene encoding ankyrin repeat and SOCS box protein 4-like isoform X1, which translates to MFGTPQRPLQKVMPTAFIAAICEIISGLCGVLMSIMPLSVSGSPFSLPDLGAGESAGSGTPYLGAGESAGSGTPSVFMEELSPRQLAAKELKARFLAALQRNDGRAVLEILYHSDLDIDTVLEVEDRNMVLASYKQGYWLPGYKLEKSWAMGVHVCVKYNALESLLVLLQKGAAVNRKPNGKTPLHVACEVSQADCVALLLDHGARVNSKSLSGHAALHYCITRDSVDCAKQLLLRGGKVNMPSDNNEEDTPLHRAARFGIPQLAALYLSSGAAVNAVNSHKETPLLTAAFWAFDQKEQLYSEDHHLVCRILLDRNADPNIPEEDKKTALHKAAWNCDQVLMQMLLEGGADARAMDINGCAPIQYLLKVTGVRPMGVPHLCYQLLLNHNAARVYPPQFHKVLQACHDFPEAVEILANSYERLKPTRKWRTSIPDDCYKRHQAFYDSLFSVWSDGPRSLMHLARCSVRGALGGMCMASVPRLPLPPSVQRYLLLEPSGALY; encoded by the exons ATGTTTGGCACTCCACAGAGGCCCTTGCAAAAGGTAATGCCCACCGCCTTTATCGCGGCAATTTGCGAGATCATCTCAGGCCTCTGTGGTGTGCTGATGTCGATAATGCCGCTGTCAGTCTCCGGGTCGCCCTTCTCCTTGCCCGACTTGGGTGCAGGTGAAAGTGCAGGCAGCGGGACGCCCTACTTGGGTGCAGGTGAAAGTGCAGGCAGCGGGACGCCCTCCGTGTTCATGGAGGAGTTGAGCCCCAGGCAGCTGGCGGCCAAGGAGCTCAAGGCCCGCTTTCTGGCGGCCTTGCAGAGGAACGACGGCCGGGCGGTGTTGGAGATCCTGTACCACAGCGACCTGGATATAGACAcggtgctggaggtggaggaccgCAACATGGTCCTGGCTTCGTACAAGCAAG GATACTGGTTGCCAGGCTATAAACTTGAGAAGTCATGGGCGATGGGCGTCcacgtgtgcgtcaagtacaaCGCGTTAGAGTCACTACTGGTGCTCCTCCAGAAGGGGGCGGCCGTTAACCGCAAACCCAACGGCAAGACTCCGCTGCATGTGGCCTGCGAGGTCTCCCAGGCTGACTGCGTGGCCTTGCTATTGGACCATGGGGCCCGGGTCAACAGCAAATCATTAAGCGGCCACGCAGCGCTCCACTACTGTATCACCAGGGATTCAGTGGACTGTGCCAAGCAGCTCCttctcagag GTGGGAAGGTGAACATGCCCAGTGATAACAACGAAGAGGACACTCCGCTGCACAGGGCCGCCCGGTTCGGCATCCCCCAGCTGGCGGCACTGTACCTGTCCAGCGGCGCTGCAGTGAACGCGGTCAACTCTCACAAGGAAACTCCCCTGCTGACTGCGGCCTTCTGGGCCTTCGACCAGAAGGAGCAGCTCTACAGCGAGGACCACCACCTCGTCTGTCGCATTCTGCTGGACCGCAATGCAG ACCCAAACATCCCAGAGGAGGACAAGAAGACGGCCCTCCACAAGGCCGCCTGGAACTGCGACCAGGTGCTGATGCAGATGCTGCTGGAGGGCGGGGCGGACGCCCGGGCCATGGACATCAACGGCTGCGCCCCCATCCAGTACCTCCTGAAGGTCACCGGCGTCAGGCCCATGGGCGTCCCCCATCTCTGCTACCAGCTGCTGCTGAACCACAACGCCGCGCGCGTCTACCCTCCCCAGTTCCACAAG GTGTTGCAGGCCTGCCATGACTTCCCTGAAGCAGTGGAGATCCTGGCCAACTCCTACGAACGCTTGAAGCCCACAAGGAAATGGCGAACGTCCATTCCTGACGACTGCTATAAG AGACACCAGGCGTTCTACGACTCCCTGTTCTCCGTGTGGTCCGACGGCCCGCGCTCCCTGATGCACCTGGCCAGGTGTAGCGTCCGCGGCGCCCTGGGGGGGATGTGTATGGCCTCCGTCCCGCGGCTCCCCCTGCCGCCGTCCGTCCAGAGGTACCTGTTACTGGAGCCCAGCGGAGCGCTTTACTGA
- the LOC130376059 gene encoding ankyrin repeat and SOCS box protein 4-like isoform X3 — protein sequence MFGTPQRPLQKVMPTAFIAAICEIISGLCGVLMSIMPLSVSGSPFSLPDLGAGESAGSGTPYLGAGESAGSGTPSVFMEELSPRQLAAKELKARFLAALQRNDGRAVLEILYHSDLDIDTVLEVEDRNMVLASYKQGYWLPGYKLEKSWAMGVHVCVKYNALESLLVLLQKGAAVNRKPNGKTPLHVACEVSQADCVALLLDHGARVNSKSLSGHAALHYCITRDSVDCAKQLLLRGGKVNMPSDNNEEDTPLHRAARFGIPQLAALYLSSGAAVNAVNSHKETPLLTAAFWAFDQKEQLYSEDHHLVCRILLDRNADPNIPEEDKKTALHKAAWNCDQVLMQMLLEGGADARAMDINGCAPIQYLLKVTGVRPMGVPHLCYQLLLNHNAARVYPPQFHKYRCCRPAMTSLKQWRSWPTPTNA from the exons ATGTTTGGCACTCCACAGAGGCCCTTGCAAAAGGTAATGCCCACCGCCTTTATCGCGGCAATTTGCGAGATCATCTCAGGCCTCTGTGGTGTGCTGATGTCGATAATGCCGCTGTCAGTCTCCGGGTCGCCCTTCTCCTTGCCCGACTTGGGTGCAGGTGAAAGTGCAGGCAGCGGGACGCCCTACTTGGGTGCAGGTGAAAGTGCAGGCAGCGGGACGCCCTCCGTGTTCATGGAGGAGTTGAGCCCCAGGCAGCTGGCGGCCAAGGAGCTCAAGGCCCGCTTTCTGGCGGCCTTGCAGAGGAACGACGGCCGGGCGGTGTTGGAGATCCTGTACCACAGCGACCTGGATATAGACAcggtgctggaggtggaggaccgCAACATGGTCCTGGCTTCGTACAAGCAAG GATACTGGTTGCCAGGCTATAAACTTGAGAAGTCATGGGCGATGGGCGTCcacgtgtgcgtcaagtacaaCGCGTTAGAGTCACTACTGGTGCTCCTCCAGAAGGGGGCGGCCGTTAACCGCAAACCCAACGGCAAGACTCCGCTGCATGTGGCCTGCGAGGTCTCCCAGGCTGACTGCGTGGCCTTGCTATTGGACCATGGGGCCCGGGTCAACAGCAAATCATTAAGCGGCCACGCAGCGCTCCACTACTGTATCACCAGGGATTCAGTGGACTGTGCCAAGCAGCTCCttctcagag GTGGGAAGGTGAACATGCCCAGTGATAACAACGAAGAGGACACTCCGCTGCACAGGGCCGCCCGGTTCGGCATCCCCCAGCTGGCGGCACTGTACCTGTCCAGCGGCGCTGCAGTGAACGCGGTCAACTCTCACAAGGAAACTCCCCTGCTGACTGCGGCCTTCTGGGCCTTCGACCAGAAGGAGCAGCTCTACAGCGAGGACCACCACCTCGTCTGTCGCATTCTGCTGGACCGCAATGCAG ACCCAAACATCCCAGAGGAGGACAAGAAGACGGCCCTCCACAAGGCCGCCTGGAACTGCGACCAGGTGCTGATGCAGATGCTGCTGGAGGGCGGGGCGGACGCCCGGGCCATGGACATCAACGGCTGCGCCCCCATCCAGTACCTCCTGAAGGTCACCGGCGTCAGGCCCATGGGCGTCCCCCATCTCTGCTACCAGCTGCTGCTGAACCACAACGCCGCGCGCGTCTACCCTCCCCAGTTCCACAAG TACAGGTGTTGCAGGCCTGCCATGACTTCCCTGAAGCAGTGGAGATCCTGGCCAACTCCTACGAACGCTTGA